AGAGAAAGAGAGAATTTTCGTCAGTATTCTCCCGCAGAAATATTTTGTGGAGCGCATTGCCGAAGATAATTTCGATGTTCAGGTTATGGTTCAACCCGGTCACAATCCGGCAACTTATGAACCGACTCCTCAACAAATGGTCGAGTTAACTCAAACAAAAATATATTTCAGCATCGGAGTTCCGTTTGAAGAAAGCTGGTTACAGAAAATTCAGGAAACAAATCAGGGAATGAAGATCATCGATACCAGAAAGGGGATTGAGCTTTTAGAAATGGTTTCCTCAAGAGACCTATTGATCAGGATCGGAGTTGAGAAAAAAATTATGGAACATAAAAAAGCGACCGAAATTATTCCTGAAAAAGATCCTCATATCTGGTTAAGTCCGTTATTAGTAAAAATCCAGGCAGAAAATATTTTCAATGAACTGGTAATCTCAGATCCGGGAAACAAGGATTTCTATCATCAAAATTTAAAAAACTTCCAAAAGGACTTAGATAAAATCCATAATGAAACCGAAGATATTTTCAGTAAGATCGGAAAAAAAGAATTTCTGGTTTTTCATCCTGCCTGGGGATATTTTGCCGACGAATTCGGGCTTACACAAATTCCGATAGAAATACAGGGAAAAACTCCCAATCCAAAAGAATTATCTGCACTTTTAAGTTTTGCTAATTACAAAAACATAAAAGTGATCTTTGTCCAGCAACAATTCAGTTCCAGAGAAGCGGAAGTTGTGGCGGAAGCGATCAAAGGAAAGGTGATCAAGATCGATCCCTTAGCGGAAAATTATCTGGAAAATTTACGAGTTATATCTCGTAGTCTCGCAGAAGGTTTGGCTTATGATGTGGATTAGTAGCCAACAACTTCAGTTGTGGGAATCAATGTACCATAAACAAAATTAACCGTTATAACGGTTTCGAGTCGTCGTTAATCGTCAAATACTGTTTGACGCTTTCCTTACAACTCGAAGGTTGAAAATACAATGATCAATGCTGTCGAATTCAAAGATGTTTCCTTTTCTTATAGGAAGCAACCTATTTTAAGTAATATCGACTTAATCATCGAGAAAAAAGATTTTATGGCAATTTTAGGACCGAATGGCGGTGGTAAAACGACTCTCCTGAAATTAATACTCGGTCTATTGAAACCTGACAAAGGAACTATTTCCATTCTCGGAATGAATCCAATTCCAGCCCGTCAAAAGATCGGCTATCTTCCTCAAGCAGGTGAATTTGATAAAAATTTCCCGGTAAATGTCATCGAAGTTGTGATGATGAGTGATTTGAAGTTAAATTCTGTTTTTCCTAAATATAAAAAACAGACAAAGCAAAAAGCTCTGGAAATGTTGGAATCAGTGCGCATCAAAGATTTAGCAGAAAAGAATTTCG
This portion of the Candidatus Cloacimonadota bacterium genome encodes:
- a CDS encoding ABC transporter ATP-binding protein, whose amino-acid sequence is MINAVEFKDVSFSYRKQPILSNIDLIIEKKDFMAILGPNGGGKTTLLKLILGLLKPDKGTISILGMNPIPARQKIGYLPQAGEFDKNFPVNVIEVVMMSDLKLNSVFPKYKKQTKQKALEMLESVRIKDLAEKNFGELSGGQKQRTLIARALMTDPEILLLDEPTASVDITIEKDIYETLKIINETKTIVMVSHDIGFVSSYVNKVTCLNVCSCTHRIDEIKGSSIMDVYNGSIMTLEHECKL